From Ostrinia nubilalis chromosome 9, ilOstNubi1.1, whole genome shotgun sequence, one genomic window encodes:
- the LOC135074406 gene encoding 26S proteasome non-ATPase regulatory subunit 4, whose amino-acid sequence MVLESTMICVDNSDYMRNGDFLPTRLQAQQDAVNLVCHSKTRSNPENNVGLLTLANVEVLATLTSDVGRILSKLHRVQPNGDINLLTGIRIAHLALKHRQGKNHKMRIVVFVGSPIHTDESQLVKLAKRLKKEKVNCDIVSFGEDAENNPLLTTFVNTLNGKDNTTGGSHLVSVPAGGCVVLSEALISSPLIGGDGAGPSGSGLSPFEFGVDPNEDPELALALRVSMEEQRQRQEEESRRQQSTAEGETGKTTEAQNTGMERALAMSLGREAMELSEEEQIALAMQMSMQQDAPAAEESMDVSEEYAEVMNDPAFLQSVLENLPGVDPQSEAIRNAMSTIKKDKDEKDDKDQKDKDGKGSGSKEM is encoded by the coding sequence ATGGTATTGGAAAGTACTATGATTTGTGTTGACAACAGTGATTATATGAGAAATGGAGACTTTCTTCCAACGAGGCTTCAAGCCCAGCAGGATGCCGTAAACCTGGTATGTCATTCTAAAACACGGTCAAATCCAGAAAATAATGTGGGTTTGCTGACTCTCGCTAACGTAGAGGTGCTAGCCACTTTAACCAGCGATGTGGGTCGCATTTTGTCCAAATTACACCGAGTGCAGCCAAACGGCGATATCAACCTATTGACTGGTATCAGAATTGCTCACTTGGCTCTAAAGCATCGTCAAGGAAAGAACCACAAGATGCGCATTGTGGTGTTCGTCGGTTCTCCTATCCACACTGATGAGTCTCAGTTAGTAAAGCTGGCCAAGAGGTTGAAAAAAGAGAAGGTGAACTGTGACATAGTTTCGTTTGGAGAGGATGCGGAGAACAATCCTCTTCTTACGACGTTTGTCAACACATTGAACGGGAAGGACAACACTACTGGTGGCAGTCATCTCGTGTCTGTACCCGCTGGAGGCTGTGTGGTTCTCTCAGAGGCATTGATTTCAAGCCCTTTGATTGGCGGAGATGGAGCTGGCCCATCTGGTTCTGGCTTGTCACCATTCGAGTTTGGAGTTGACCCTAATGAAGATCCTGAACTTGCCCTCGCTCTCCGTGTGTCTATGGAAGAACAAAGACAGCGTCAAGAAGAGGAGTCTCGTCGCCAACAATCTACTGCGGAAGGGGAGACAGGGAAAACTACTGAAGCCCAGAACACTGGCATGGAGAGAGCGCTAGCCATGTCACTGGGCCGTGAGGCTATGGAGTTGTCTGAAGAAGAGCAAATTGCCCTTGCTATGCAAATGAGCATGCAGCAAGATGCACCAGCTGCTGAAGAGAGCATGGATGTTTCTGAGGAGTATGCCGAAGTTATGAATGACCCAGCTTTTCTACAGAGTGTTCTAGAAAATCTCCCTGGTGTTGATCCTCAGAGTGAGGCTATTCGGAATGCTATGTCCACTATTAAGAAAGATAAGGATGAAAAGGATGACAAAGACCAAAAGGATAAGGATGGAAAGGGTTCTGGATCAAAAGAAAtgtga
- the LOC135074806 gene encoding uncharacterized protein LOC135074806 — MVRNRSSSRTRKISPGCLAIASAPAPRAKYRESNASRLRQEIKGMTVTGIVRQQGPRSKSSSPSKMYPQSSTPKQNSGCATPKNRCRSDTSPEKTMDIIASRLQNSSNAAASRTRSRPEESPDKSLDLIATPRSMSETSNASRETQDRIRSLMAKASSGYVVDTRSKTINTAVRQPASEEALSVGRKAVNNTSSIGK, encoded by the exons ATGGTGCGCAACCGCTCCAGCAGTCGCACGCGCAAGATCTCGCCCGGCTGCCTCGCCATCGCGTcggcgcccgcgccgcgagCCAAGTACAGGGAGAGCAACGCCTCTA GACTGAGACAAGAAATAAAGGGCATGACCGTGACTGGTATTGTCCGACAGCAAGGGCCCCGAAGTAAATCCTCGTCGCCAAGCAAGATGTATCCTCAGTCAAGTACCCCCA AACAAAACAGTGGCTGCGCAACTCCAAAGAATCGTTGTCGCTCAGATACGTCCCCAGAAAAAACTATGGATATTATAGCGTCAC GTTTACAAAACAGTAGCAACGCGGCGGCTAGTAGGACTCGTAGCCGCCCAGAAGAATCGCCAGATAAGTCCTTAGATCTCATCGCCACAC CTCGGTCTATGAGCGAAACATCGAACGCGAGCAGAGAGACGCAGGATCGGATCCGTTCTCTTATGGCGAAAGCATCCTCCGGTTACGTTGTTGATA CTCGTTCCAAAACGATAAACACCGCTGTGCGCCAACCGGCTAGCGAAGAAGCTTTGAGCGTTGGAAGGAAGGCTGTTAACAATACATCTTCGATAGGTAAGTGA
- the LOC135074402 gene encoding poly(A)-specific ribonuclease PARN-like: MEVTRKNFKEVLPLVQDSINKADFLVIDAEFTGLINGRDVSMFDSPSEYYSRLLKGSSEFLLIQYGLCAFYWDKENRHYMNDAYNFYLFPRGRPGPEKMFMCQSSSLDFLASQGFDFNKLIKEGISYMTEPTETRLRELLTERQKNYSNDKDTITIPEENKPQIEDVCNRVRKFLDDEVSDELEVDRCNAFIRRLLFQELGTRFKGEAAVETKVLENKNRVLKVVRLKEGDDSKSRDTQKKEREWEDFEAAVGFSKVARMISQSEKLVIGHNMLLDVLHTLNHFFQPLPDDYDSFKEFTHCMFPSLLDTKYMSSLPPFKDRVNSSVLQHLFTTLAEEPFSMPVTESKDGRGYCRSEDKNHEAGYDAYVTGLCFLSMYSHLCKMRGEDSGRVLPNCPVLKPFLNKLFLAKTAHQDSPYMNFNGDDPSPSRDHVFHLTFPREWLRTDINQLFSPFGPVTVQFIDDTTAIIALSRRDQARDVMRALAHHSRTKLVPFVRYKHALAKFHDHRHPSPVKQVCVFLLLFGVVCYAWFLHWKHVLYPRIHAYLCHWSGDCY; encoded by the exons ATGGAAGTGACTCGTAAAA ATTTTAAAGAGGTTTTGCCTCTCGTACAGGATTCAATTAATAAAGCTGACTTCCTGGTGATAGATGCAGAGTTCACCGGCCTTATAAACGGCCGAGATGTGTCTATGTTTGATTCTCCATCCGAGTATTATTCCCGGCTGTTGAAGGGGTCTAGTGAGTTTTTGCTGATCCAGTATGGGCTGTGCGCGTTCTATTGGGACAAAGAAAACCGGCATTACATGAACGATGCGTATAACTTCTACTTATTTCCCCGCGGGAGGCCAGGACCTGAGAAAATGTTTATGTGCCAGAGTTCCAGCTTAGATTTCTTGGCATCACAAGGATTTGACTTTAACAAGCTTATAAAAGAAG GTATTTCCTATATGACAGAGCCAACAGAGACTAGACTGCGTGAGCTGTTGACTGAAAGACAAAAGAACTATTCAAATGATAAGGATACTATTACAATACCTGAAGAAAATAAACCACAAATAGAAGATGTATG caaTCGTGTTCGTAAGTTCCTCGATGACGAAGTCTCAGATGAACTGGAAGTAGACCGCTGCAATGCCTTCATCCGACGGCTGCTATTCCAAGAACTGGGGACACGTTTCAAAGGCGAAGCCGCTGTGGAAACCAAGGTTTTAGAGAATAAAAACAG AGTCCTTAAAGTGGTACGCCTCAAAGAAGGCGACGACTCGAAGAGTCGGGACACACAGAAGAAAGAAAGGGAGTGGGAGGACTTTGAAGCTGCCGTTGGGTTCTCTAAAGTGGCGCGGATGATCAGTCAGTCT GAAAAGCTGGTGATAGGCCACAACATGCTGTTGGACGTGCTGCACACACTCAACCACTTCTTCCAGCCGCTGCCTGACGACTATGACTCGTTCAAGGAGTTCACGCACTGCATGTTTCCAAG CTTGCTAGACACGAAGTACATGTCGAGCCTGCCGCCCTTCAAGGACAGGGTGAATTCCAGCGTGCTGCAGCACCTTTTCACCACCCTGGCCGAAGAGCCCTTCTCGATGCCCGTGACag AGTCAAAAGATGGCCGCGGCTACTGTCGCTCGGAAGACAAGAACCACGAGGCTGGTTACGACGCCTACGTCACGGGTCTCTGCTTCCTCTCGATGTACTCGCATCTCTGCAAGATGAGGGGCGAGGACTCCGGCCGCGTATTGCCTAACTGTCCTGTGCTGAAGCCGTTCCTTAACAAGCTGTTCTTGGCCAAGACTGCGCACCAGGACTCACCCTACATGAACTTCAATGGAGATGACC CATCACCTTCGAGAGACCACGTGTTCCACCTGACCTTCCCCAGGGAGTGGCTCAGGACTGACATCAATCAGCTGTTTAGCCCTTTCG GACCAGTCACAGTTCAGTTCATAGACGACACGACGGCCATCATCGCGCTGTCGCGGCGCGACCAGGCGCGTGACGTCATGCGTGCGCTCGCGCACCACTCGCGCACTAAGCTGGTGCCCTTCGTCCGGTACAAGCACGCGCTAGCCAAG TTCCACGATCATCGGCATCCATCGCCAGTGAAGCAAGTGTGCGTATTTCTACTTTTATTTGGTGTTGTCTGTTACGCGTGGTTCTTGCACTGGAAACACGTATTGTACCCGCGTATACACGCATATTTGTGTCACTGGAGCGGTGATTGTTATTAG
- the LOC135074805 gene encoding dynein axonemal assembly factor 5: MSGSKPRLQDFPKIALEQYITALQSESKMARKQALLNVNKEIFEEPANQDCDLTVVFPEVYSYVLKSFSDVSEACREASALIISNFIDRLPLNDYYLTYILPVIVRRIGCPEIVEESEELRLVLIQLVRKIVEKYKVTHLLSPFINDFTSILTKTSADPFPKVKLEACDCIILLTQVLQRDFHFQCESYVKPVLSNFAHQHFRVRVAAIKAIGAIVLAGNGKCFELSITPMAEKLFDENSQVRLQVTLEVGNWMLNYRDRYSFWHRMIPLLLTSLSDVIADIRETATKLWTDIGLQYMEENEEDLKKKADFLKDVPTHYPDVKRPNMGCRVLVQTNIGKIVPAIWREMDGWQSDARLRVSQLLCWLILCAEEGSTQHANTIVRTLHRGASDDDPRITLEIKRASELFGYFITPETWWPLLEAEVDSWGALFVIANIIRGSQAEHIKGKVMKELCKELVDPDRCRVRKPKYQTNLLRVAEALMDLCKEECLPVAEDLFVISFTVYAMPVDDQIQIMALSNLDKLRAIEKCGLSLTGLYSLHVRRVLAAITSDALTWSLLTPDRCLLECVLMHAGSAMGDQLHLIAPLLKECLATPKVDPEVKLKIFTVLSTVLLKRQANFCKCETDKLEAFLKIVIEEVIMPNLVWSAGRTAEAIRSAAVACLCSALQDAPQDDCKLVRDKGGDGDNNEKVLHFFLLFQEVNLFPTKESLEPFMEKIVPLLVGLADDNSTLTRQHTLRAICYLATLAKQRGCFTVEILHKLYFVVLKRLDDSSDKVRSYAVQTLCTLFKSRPEYNNVTYGAHIDALYSAMLIHLDDTDEGFRKEMLDALLSLCDLDPEMILKKVKANIHLYRNKTAYERLSSQAEKLVINVMNY; this comes from the exons ATGTCTGGATCTAAACCTAGACTCCAAGATTTCCCTAAAATTGCGTTGGAGCAATATATCACGGCTCTTCAAAGCGAGTCGAAAATGGCCCGAAAACAAGCCTTATTGAACGTCAACAAAGAAATATTTGAAGAGCCAGCGAACCAAGATTGTGATCTCACAGTTGTGTTCCCTGAAGTGTACTCTTACGTGCTGAAAAGCTTCTCTGATGTATCGGAGGCGTGTCGTGAGGCTTCTGCATTGATCATTTCCAATTTCATTGATCGCTTGCCGCTCAATGACTACTATTTGACTTATATTTTGCCTGTGATTGTCCGGCGCATTGGCTGCCCTGAAATAGTGGAGGAATCAGAAGAACTACGCTTAGTTCTCATTCAATTAGTACGCAAAATTGTAGAGAAATACAAAGTTACTCATTTGTTAAGTCCATTTATTAACGATTTCACCAGTATTTTGACCAAGACCAGTGCAGATCCATTCCCCAAGGTGAAGCTGGAGGCCTGTGATTGTATAATCCTGTTGACGCAGGTCCTTCAAAGAGATTTTCATTTCCAATGTGAAAGCTATGTTAAGCCTGTGTTGTCAAATTTTGCTCATCAGCATTTCAGGGTTAGGGTTGCAGCTATTAAGGCTATTG gagCAATAGTTTTAGCAGGAAACGGGAAGTGTTTTGAATTGTCCATTACTCCAATGGCAGAGAAGCTGTTTGATGAGAACTCACAGGTCCGCCTTCAGGTTACCCTGGAGGTCGGCAACTGGATGCTGAATTACAGAGACAGATATTCCTTCTGGCATCGTATGATACCACTCTTGCTTACAAG TCTCAGTGACGTCATAGCAGACATAAGAGAGACAGCCACGAAGCTCTGGACGGACATCGGACTGCAGTACATGGAAGAGAATGAAGAGGACTTGAAAAAGAAAGCAGACTTCCTGAAAGACGTCCCGACGCACTACCCCGACGTGAAGCGCCCGAATATGGGATGCAGGGTCCTGGTGCAGACCAATATAGGGAAGATCGTACCTGCTATTTGGCGAG AGATGGACGGCTGGCAATCTGACGCCAGGCTGCGGGTCTCGCAGCTCTTATGCTGGCTCATCCTGTGCGCCGAGGAGGGCTCCACGCAGCACGCCAACACCATCGTCAGGACTCTGCACCGCGGCGCTAGCGATGACGATCCCAGGATCACCTTGGAG ATCAAACGAGCATCCGAGTTGTTCGGCTACTTCATAACGCCCGAGACCTGGTGGCCGTTGCTAGAAGCAGAGGTAGACTCGTGGGGCGCGCTGTTCGTCATCGCCAACATCATAAGGGGCTCGCAAGCTGAGCATATCAAAGGGAAAGTCATGAAGGAGCTCTGTAAGGAACTGGTGGACCCTGATAGGTGCAGGGTTAGAAAG CCCAAGTACCAAACGAACCTCCTCCGCGTGGCGGAAGCTCTCATGGACTTATGCAAGGAGGAGTGCCTGCCGGTCGCCGAGGACCTCTTCGTCATCAGCTTCACCGTCTACGCGATGCCTGTGGACGACCAGATACAGATCATGGCTTTGT cTAACCTCGACAAGCTACGCGCCATAGAGAAGTGCGGGCTGTCTCTCACGGGATTGTACTCGCTTCACGTGCGCCGCGTGCTCGCTGCCATTACTAGTGACGCGCTGACCTGGAGTCTTCTCACGCCGGATCGATGTCTGCTGGAGTGCGTACTCATGCATGCCG GATCTGCCATGGGCGATCAGCTGCATCTCATCGCGCCTCTCCTCAAAGAGTGCCTGGCGACCCCCAAAGTGGACCCAGAGGTGAAGCTGAAGATTTTCACAGTGCTGTCCACTGTACTCCTGAAAAGGCAGGCCAACTTCTGCAAGTGCGAGACTGATAAGCTGGAGGCTTTCCTCAAGATTGTTATAGAAG AGGTGATAATGCCGAACCTGGTGTGGTCTGCGGGACGCACCGCCGAGGCTATCCGCAGCGCCGCCGTGGCTTGCCTCTGCTCTGCCTTGCAAGATGCCCCGCAGGACGACTGCAAGCTTGTACGAGACAAAGGGGGCGACGGGGATAACAATGAGAAG gtgttacatttttttttattattccagGAAGTGAATCTGTTCCCGACTAAAGAATCTTTGGAGCCATTTATGGAGAAAATAGTTCCTTTGCTAGTGGGGCTGGCGGACGACAACTCTACGCTGACCAGACAGCACACGCTTAGGGCGATCTGCTACCTGGCCACTTTAGCCAAGCAGCGCGGCTGTTTCACCGTGGAGATTCTGCACAAGCTGTACTTTG TGGTGCTCAAACGCCTTGACGACAGCAGCGATAAGGTCCGCTCGTACGCCGTCCAGACGCTATGCACTCTCTTCAAGAGCCGACCGGAGTATAACAACGTGACCTACGGCGCCCATATCGACGCTCTCTACAGCGCTATGTTGATTCACTTGGATGACACGGACGAAGGATTCAGAAAGGAGATGTTGG aTGCACTTTTGTCACTCTGCGATCTAGACCCCGAGATGATCTTGAAGAAGGTGAAAGCGAATATTCACCTTTACAGGAATAAAACTGCTTACGAACGTCTTTCTAGTCAAGCTGAGAAACTAGTAATTAATGTAATGAATTATTGA
- the LOC135074908 gene encoding mesencephalic astrocyte-derived neurotrophic factor homolog, which translates to MCRISVFHLLFVAAVIQVALALKEGECEVCVKTVEKFGATLADDVKKDPKKIEIEFKKFCKGSKNKENRFCYYLGGLEESATGILGELSKPLSWSMPADKICEKLRKKDAQICDLRFDKQIDLNNVDLKKLKVRDLKKILNDWDEVCDGCIEKTDFIKRIEELKPKYMGRSEL; encoded by the coding sequence ATGTGCAGAATAAGCGTCTTTCATTTATTATTCGTGGCAGCGGTGATACAAGTTGCACTCGCACTAAAGGAAGGCGAATGCGAGGTTTGTGTAAAAACTGTGGAGAAATTCGGAGCCACGTTAGCAGACGATGTCAAGAAGGACCCCAAGAAGATAGAAATAGAATTCAAGAAGTTTTGTAAAGGTTCTAAGAACAAAGAGAATCGGTTTTGTTACTATTTAGGAGGGCTTGAAGAATCAGCTACCGGTATTTTAGGAGAGCTCTCAAAGCCACTGAGTTGGTCTATGCCAGCTGACAAAATCTGCGAGAAGTTAAGGAAAAAGGATGCCCAAATCTGCGACCTCAGGTTCGACAAACAGATTGACCTCAATAATGTAGACCTGAAGAAACTGAAGGTTCGCGACCTAAAAAAGATCCTGAACGACTGGGATGAGGTTTGTGATGGATGTATTGAAAAGACAGACTTCATCAAGAGAATAGAAGAACTGAAGCCCAAATATATGGGCAGATCTGAGTTGTAA
- the LOC135074909 gene encoding putative ATP synthase subunit f, mitochondrial gives MAFGDYPKEYNPSVHGPYDPARYYGKPDTPFGQVKLNEIGSWLARRNKTPSAVMGACSRAWWSWQHKYMQPKRVGIAPFFQLLVGSMTFFYAINYGKMKHHRNYKYH, from the exons ATGGCTTTCGGAGATTATCCTAAAGAATATAATCCATCAGTTCATGGGCCTTACGACCCTGCCCGCTACTATGGAAAAC CTGATACTCCCTTTGGGCAAGTAAAATTGAACGAAATCGGCTCATGGTTGGCTCGCAGGAACAAGACTCCCTCTGCTGTCATGGGTGCCTGCAGCCGAG ccTGGTGGAGCTGGCAACACAAATACATGCAGCCCAAGAGAGTTGGAATTGCTCCGTTCTTCCAGCTGCTGGTTGGCTCGATGACCTTCTTCTATGCTATCAACTACGGAAAGATGA AGCACCACAGGAACTACAAATACCACTAA